DNA sequence from the Bacteroidota bacterium genome:
GGCAATTTCGAAGGCTTTTTCTACACCGAGAGCACTTTCAATAATTGGCATAAAATACACTTCTTTGTTCAGCAACTTTTCTTCGCATTTGCGCATATAGTCGGCACTTTCGCATTTTGGCACTAGAATGCAATTTACATTGTTTTTTACAATTGTATCAATTTCTGATAAACCGGCCTCACCCTGATTGATGCGTACCATACGTTCGGCACCATAGAAATTAACTTGGCGTAAAGCATTTCGTACTAAAAATCGTGCTTCGGCTTTTTTCAATGGAGCAACAGAATCTTCAAGATCAAGGATAATTCCATTTGGATTGTGAATTCCGGCATTTATCATCATGCTTGGCGAATTTCCGGGCAGATACAATCTCGAAAATCTGAATTGGTCTTTTTTCGATTTTGCTTCATTCTCAGGAATCATTTCCAAAAGGTACTCTTTCTCCGTTTCAATCAATTGTTTTACAGCCGCTTCTACTCGGGCAGCAATTACAAATGGTAAGGCACCTGTATCTTCAACAGTAAGCAAAGCATTTTCTATTTCAAAGTACTTTAGAATATCTTTACACAATTGAATTATCGAATCTCCAAAAAGAACCTTTACTTTACTTTTTAGATCGATTTTTATGCCTCCCGAATTTTTCAATTCCAGACTAACAAAACAATCCGAACGAACCTTTTCGCCTTTGTTTCCTGCACTTGCAATTCTATTCATTATATCAATATTTTCAAATAATTTAACATTTTTTCAAGCCGCAAATATAGAAATATTAAATTGAGATATTCAAGAGTATTCCTTTCAGAAATAAAAAAAACCTGACAGTTTCAATAACTATTGAACCAAAACTGTCAGGTCTGATATTCAGATGTTTAACTTTGGTAAATTTTGTGCGAAATAATTGATTATTATATTAACAAAATCTCACAATTGAAACTTGATTCTATTCTAAAATCATAATTTTAGTATCAGAAAAGTTCTCAGATTTTAATCTGTAAAAATATACTCCTGATGACAAATTTTTCTTATCAAAAACAATCGACTGATTACCGGCAGCATAGCTGTTTGCATCTACAGTTAGAATTTTTTCACCAAGGAGGTTGAATAATTCTATTTCTATAAAAGCCTCTTCGGGAATATAAAAACTTATTTCGGTAGTTTCTGAAAATGGATTAGGAGTATTCTGAAATAGTTCAAAGGTTGGAAGTTGTATAGTTGAAAGTTTTTTCACAATCGAAATTTTATTGGTTTTATAAAATTCATCACCTTCAAGCCAAGTTTCAATTTCGAGAATATCTTCTTCCATCGAATTTTGGGATTCGTTATTCCATATTCTTATGATGAATTTTTCATTTTGAATCAATCCATCAATTTCATCAGAAAGTTCATCATTTCCCCAAATAGAAATTGCAAGGTTTTCGCCGATGTAAACTCCTGCACCAACAAGTTTTCCATTTTGGCTGAAAATACCAATTTCGGAGCCTATTTCAGGCTCCTTGTCCCAAACCTGATTTGGAATCATCAAACTCATATTTGAGCCAGTGTTTTGTATGTTTTTGAAATGGTATAGTAAAGGAATTTGGATATTCGATTTAGAAAAACTTGTAGTATTTGCCGGATACGTCAAAATATTTGCATTAAACATTCTCATTTGATATCCTTGTCCGGGAAGCATATCGCCAATTTGATTTACATACCAGATAGGCCAATAAATTTGTCCGAAATTATCTTTTACCAGATCAATATCTGAAACTATCGGTTGTATCATAATTTCAATAGGTGCCGGCAATTGTCGCAAATAGGCAATCATATTCCAGCCTGCAGCAAGACTTATTGGTGTAAGCTCAGGAATAATGATTAATCCTGTAACAACCAAAGTGTCTGTATTGTTCATTTTAACCTGATAGCCTTGGCCCACAATATTGCTTCCTATTTGATTGACATTCCATGCAGGCCAGAAAATCTGACCAATATTATTTTTTACAAGTTCAACATTTACAGAAATATCAGCAAATAAACTGTCCATAGT
Encoded proteins:
- a CDS encoding citrate lyase ACP, which produces MNRIASAGNKGEKVRSDCFVSLELKNSGGIKIDLKSKVKVLFGDSIIQLCKDILKYFEIENALLTVEDTGALPFVIAARVEAAVKQLIETEKEYLLEMIPENEAKSKKDQFRFSRLYLPGNSPSMMINAGIHNPNGIILDLEDSVAPLKKAEARFLVRNALRQVNFYGAERMVRINQGEAGLSEIDTIVKNNVNCILVPKCESADYMRKCEEKLLNKEVYFMPIIESALGVEKAFEIATASKNIVALAIGLEDLTADLGTKRTKAGDESLYARTRIVNASKAAGIQAIDSVYSDVGDMEGLRENVRVSKSLGFEGMGCIHPRQISIIHESFAPEADEIVKAKRIVAAFIDAEKKGLGVVSLGTKMIDPPVVKRAEKTINLAINLGLIAKNWNQE